A single window of Granulicella sibirica DNA harbors:
- a CDS encoding O-methyltransferase, translating into MGLFKKKLKQEHKVMLQHDRAAGALLPEYHRATPECPQPERWSMIDSMTAEVEVLEFLATLVTTIKPELVVETGSFLGVSTEWIARGLARNGFGRVISCEYDHVVYERAKARFEASELRPWMELRNESSLEMKVDGTIDLLFSDSDTPIREAEVRRFLPQMKPTGIILMHDASSHLKVVRDAALKLEAEGLISVVLLPTPRGLVIAQPRANRV; encoded by the coding sequence ATGGGTCTCTTCAAGAAGAAGTTGAAACAGGAGCACAAGGTGATGCTGCAGCACGATCGTGCTGCCGGCGCGCTGCTCCCCGAGTACCACCGCGCTACCCCTGAGTGCCCGCAGCCGGAACGCTGGTCGATGATCGACTCGATGACGGCCGAGGTCGAGGTGCTGGAGTTTCTGGCCACGCTGGTGACGACGATCAAGCCGGAGCTGGTGGTGGAGACGGGATCTTTTCTGGGGGTGTCGACGGAGTGGATCGCGCGTGGCCTGGCTCGGAATGGCTTTGGGCGGGTGATCAGTTGTGAGTATGACCACGTTGTCTATGAGAGAGCTAAAGCGCGCTTCGAAGCCTCGGAGCTACGGCCGTGGATGGAGCTTCGGAACGAATCCAGCCTGGAGATGAAGGTTGACGGGACCATCGATCTGCTGTTTTCCGACTCGGACACACCCATCCGGGAGGCTGAGGTTCGGCGCTTTCTGCCGCAGATGAAGCCCACTGGGATCATCCTTATGCATGACGCCAGCTCGCACCTCAAGGTCGTCCGGGACGCCGCCCTGAAGCTTGAAGCGGAGGGGCTGATTTCCGTTGTTTTGCTTCCCACACCGCGCGGCCTGGTCATTGCCCAGCCGAGGGCGAATCGGGTCTAG
- the plsX gene encoding phosphate acyltransferase PlsX: MPTDIVVDAMGSEKAPESEIRGAILACRQLDVRVQLVGPEETLAPALKACLRGQTLPIEIVHASEWISMDDKAAQAVRNKRDSSMRVGLKRVREGKAAGFFTAGNTGAAMATAKMVLGMLSGVHRPALATILPTVTGFPSLLLDVGANVDSDPENLVQFAIMGHMYAQNVLQVTNPRVGLLSIGEEDSKGNSLTRDTLPLMRQLPINFIGNVEGRDLFNADCDVAVCDGFVGNVALKTVEGAAKLFSVMLRQSLKSTVTSQVGALLSRRAFAEFKKSLDYSEYGGAPLLGVQGVCIVGHGSSNERAIMNGIRVAAEFAQAEVNSGIEAVVRAGATTPVS, encoded by the coding sequence ATGCCAACTGACATCGTTGTCGATGCAATGGGTTCCGAGAAGGCCCCCGAATCCGAGATTCGCGGGGCCATCCTCGCGTGCCGTCAACTCGACGTTCGGGTCCAGCTCGTGGGGCCGGAGGAGACCCTCGCCCCGGCACTGAAGGCCTGCCTGCGTGGGCAGACCCTCCCCATCGAAATCGTGCATGCGTCCGAATGGATCAGCATGGACGACAAGGCAGCCCAGGCTGTCCGGAATAAGCGCGACTCTTCCATGCGGGTCGGCCTGAAGCGCGTACGCGAGGGCAAGGCCGCCGGCTTCTTCACAGCGGGAAATACCGGCGCGGCCATGGCGACGGCAAAGATGGTGCTCGGGATGCTCTCCGGCGTGCATCGGCCAGCGCTCGCGACGATTCTGCCGACGGTCACTGGTTTCCCCTCCCTGCTCCTCGATGTAGGCGCAAACGTCGACTCCGACCCCGAAAACCTCGTTCAGTTCGCAATCATGGGTCACATGTACGCACAGAACGTGCTGCAGGTGACGAATCCGCGCGTCGGCTTGCTTTCGATTGGCGAAGAAGATTCCAAGGGCAACTCCCTTACCCGCGATACGCTTCCCCTCATGCGGCAGTTGCCCATCAACTTCATCGGCAACGTCGAGGGCCGTGATCTTTTCAACGCCGATTGTGATGTAGCGGTCTGCGACGGCTTCGTCGGCAATGTAGCGCTCAAGACGGTCGAAGGCGCTGCGAAGCTCTTTAGCGTGATGCTGCGCCAGAGCCTGAAGTCGACCGTAACTTCACAGGTAGGGGCTCTCCTCTCCCGCCGAGCGTTCGCTGAGTTCAAGAAGAGCCTTGATTATTCCGAGTATGGCGGAGCGCCGCTGCTTGGAGTGCAGGGCGTCTGCATCGTAGGTCACGGTTCCTCGAACGAGCGGGCGATCATGAATGGCATTCGCGTCGCGGCCGAGTTCGCGCAGGCCGAGGTGAACTCGGGGATCGAAGCTGTCGTTCGCGCAGGCGCAACAACTCCGGTGAGCTAG
- the rpmF gene encoding 50S ribosomal protein L32: protein MPNPKRRHSKRRTALRRSHDFLSPENPANCPNCGERKLSHRACPKCGEYKGRAVVASKEAK, encoded by the coding sequence ATGCCTAATCCGAAGCGCCGCCACTCCAAGCGCCGCACTGCTCTCCGCCGCTCTCACGATTTCCTTTCGCCGGAAAACCCGGCGAACTGCCCGAACTGCGGCGAGCGCAAGCTCTCCCACCGGGCGTGCCCCAAGTGCGGCGAGTACAAGGGCCGCGCTGTCGTTGCGTCGAAGGAAGCGAAGTAA
- a CDS encoding YceD family protein, which yields MLITPLQLVDEPLEFSESIPAGVLDYAPDVTQIGALPVTGRADLLVEHRGHNDMVDDIRLRASYSGNLEVLCARCVDPVAVPIEGEFDLIFRPQEADADSAERAITADETEIGYYDNSGLLLEDVVREQVLLSLPARTLCTPDCKGLCPRCGQHLNSASCNCEATAVDPRWNALAGLAGRIQT from the coding sequence ATGCTCATAACCCCGTTACAGCTTGTTGATGAACCGCTCGAGTTCTCGGAATCCATTCCGGCCGGGGTGTTGGACTACGCTCCGGATGTGACGCAGATCGGGGCTTTGCCAGTAACCGGGCGGGCGGATCTGCTTGTCGAGCATCGCGGCCACAACGACATGGTGGACGACATTCGCCTCCGCGCTTCCTACAGTGGAAATCTCGAAGTGCTGTGCGCACGATGCGTCGATCCGGTTGCCGTACCGATCGAAGGCGAGTTTGACCTCATTTTTCGCCCCCAGGAGGCGGATGCCGACTCGGCCGAGCGGGCAATTACTGCGGACGAGACGGAAATCGGGTATTATGACAACAGCGGTCTTCTGCTCGAGGACGTCGTGCGCGAACAGGTGCTTCTCTCCCTGCCCGCCCGAACTCTTTGCACGCCGGACTGTAAAGGGCTTTGCCCGCGCTGTGGTCAGCATCTGAATTCCGCATCCTGCAACTGCGAGGCGACTGCCGTCGACCCGCGTTGGAATGCGCTTGCAGGGCTGGCGGGCCGGATACAGACCTAA
- a CDS encoding ArsR/SmtB family transcription factor, giving the protein MTISSKRPSGEAAKALTFAALGDETRLLLLARLGRGKRQSIAELTEGTSLTRQAVTKHLRVLERVRMVHATRSGRECLFELDPAPVMELSAYLDAISKQWDGALGRLKAFVEGEGHVRKGE; this is encoded by the coding sequence GTGACTATCTCGTCAAAACGTCCTAGCGGGGAAGCCGCGAAGGCCTTGACCTTCGCCGCGCTCGGCGATGAAACCCGTCTCCTCCTGCTCGCGAGACTCGGGCGCGGAAAAAGACAATCGATCGCGGAACTGACGGAGGGAACGTCGCTGACCCGGCAGGCCGTGACGAAGCACCTCCGTGTTCTGGAGCGGGTGCGAATGGTGCACGCGACACGCTCGGGCCGGGAGTGCCTGTTCGAACTGGATCCAGCTCCGGTAATGGAGCTGTCGGCTTACCTGGACGCCATCTCGAAGCAGTGGGATGGAGCGCTTGGGAGACTGAAGGCGTTCGTGGAGGGTGAAGGTCACGTGCGAAAGGGCGAGTGA
- a CDS encoding SRPBCC family protein yields the protein MEDRIQKQIDIAAPVARVWEALTDSRQFGEWFKVMVEGEFVAGKANRFRFSHAKYERLKFEIFIQAIEPVSYFAYTWHPYAIDPDIDYSNEPQTLVQFHLTETAEGTRLVVTESGFEKIPPGRYTDAFRMNTRGWEQQMENIRDYLVKTS from the coding sequence ATGGAAGATCGCATTCAAAAGCAGATCGACATCGCGGCGCCGGTGGCGCGCGTTTGGGAGGCGTTGACGGACTCGCGTCAGTTCGGCGAGTGGTTCAAGGTGATGGTGGAGGGTGAGTTCGTGGCAGGAAAAGCAAACAGGTTTCGGTTCAGCCATGCAAAGTATGAACGACTGAAATTCGAGATCTTCATCCAGGCAATCGAGCCCGTTTCCTACTTCGCTTACACCTGGCACCCCTACGCGATCGATCCCGATATCGACTACTCCAACGAGCCCCAGACTCTCGTGCAGTTCCACTTGACGGAGACGGCAGAAGGCACACGACTCGTAGTAACCGAGTCCGGCTTCGAGAAGATTCCGCCCGGACGTTACACGGACGCCTTCCGCATGAACACGCGCGGGTGGGAGCAACAGATGGAGAACATCCGTGACTATCTCGTCAAAACGTCCTAG
- a CDS encoding thiamine phosphate synthase, protein MLRYAITDGGFGNGTITPSQGYASLTQDARRQRQRQGLLEQVRQLAFQGIEFVQLREKNLPAGELAELARELLAAVTGTGMDLRVLINTRVDVAVAVAASGVHLGGTPGELTPAQVRALFAAKGLPPPVISKACHTLVEVRQARKAGADLILFSPVFGKWVAGVQRVPGAGLDSLTRACEIAEGIPVLALGGVTSENAEKCVQAGAAGVAGIHLFTV, encoded by the coding sequence ATGCTGCGATATGCCATTACGGACGGAGGGTTCGGGAACGGCACGATCACTCCCTCACAAGGATATGCCTCTCTGACTCAAGATGCGCGGAGGCAGAGGCAGCGACAGGGCCTTTTGGAACAGGTTCGGCAACTGGCGTTTCAGGGGATTGAATTTGTGCAGCTTCGGGAGAAGAATCTCCCGGCGGGTGAGCTCGCGGAGTTGGCCCGGGAGCTGCTTGCCGCCGTGACCGGAACGGGAATGGACTTGCGCGTGTTAATCAACACACGGGTGGACGTCGCCGTCGCGGTTGCCGCATCGGGCGTGCATCTTGGCGGGACGCCAGGCGAGCTGACGCCGGCGCAGGTGCGAGCCTTGTTCGCAGCAAAAGGGCTGCCCCCCCCGGTCATAAGCAAAGCGTGCCACACGCTCGTCGAGGTGCGGCAGGCGCGCAAGGCTGGAGCTGACCTGATTCTGTTCAGCCCGGTTTTCGGAAAGTGGGTGGCCGGGGTTCAGCGGGTTCCTGGAGCTGGCCTCGACAGCCTAACCAGGGCCTGTGAGATCGCGGAAGGTATCCCGGTGCTGGCCCTGGGTGGGGTGACGTCAGAAAACGCCGAGAAGTGCGTCCAGGCCGGAGCCGCTGGGGTGGCAGGAATTCACCTGTTTACAGTCTGA
- the sthA gene encoding Si-specific NAD(P)(+) transhydrogenase gives MSTAYDLIVIGSGPAGQRAAIYAAKLGKKVALVEMREVVGGACISTGTIPSKTMREAVLHLSGYNYKSIYGMNYRVKERITMADLAFRVQHVIKTEIDVTEAQLSRNNIEMLVGVASFEDPTHVKVTNSKGATVYEAKNILIATGTKPASSPKVPINGRSIINSDLVLDLVNLPKTLIVVGGGVIGVEYTCMFSALGVRVTLIERRPRLLEFADQEIIEALSYHLRDSRVTMRLNEEVESVEEMPDGTVVANLESKKKVQGDALLFAVGRQGNVDELNLPAVGVESDSRGRIPVDKDFRTKQPTIFAVGDVIGFPSLASVSMEQGRVAAARAFGDETILSNPSFYPYGIYTIPEISFIGKTEEQLTEEDVPYEVGVAYYREIARGQIRGDTTGRLKIIFHRMTHAILGVHIIGEGASELLHIGQAVMALGGKLDYFVDTVFNYPTLAECYKVAAFNGLNRVSKFE, from the coding sequence ATGAGTACTGCATACGATTTGATCGTCATCGGGTCCGGACCGGCCGGGCAGCGAGCCGCCATTTACGCCGCAAAACTTGGGAAGAAGGTCGCGCTGGTTGAGATGCGCGAGGTCGTGGGCGGAGCCTGTATCTCCACCGGGACCATTCCGTCCAAGACCATGCGCGAGGCTGTCCTTCACCTCTCCGGTTACAACTACAAGTCCATCTACGGCATGAACTACCGCGTGAAGGAACGCATTACGATGGCGGATCTCGCCTTCCGCGTTCAGCACGTGATCAAGACCGAGATCGATGTAACCGAGGCGCAGCTTTCGCGCAATAACATCGAGATGCTTGTCGGCGTTGCGAGCTTTGAGGATCCAACTCACGTTAAAGTGACCAATTCCAAAGGGGCGACGGTTTACGAGGCGAAGAACATTCTTATTGCCACCGGGACGAAACCGGCCTCCTCGCCCAAGGTTCCCATCAACGGGCGGAGCATCATTAATAGCGATCTCGTTCTTGACCTGGTGAATCTGCCGAAGACCCTGATTGTCGTCGGTGGCGGCGTCATCGGTGTCGAGTACACCTGTATGTTTTCCGCACTCGGAGTTCGCGTCACTCTGATCGAACGCCGTCCGCGGCTGCTTGAGTTCGCCGACCAGGAGATCATCGAGGCTCTCAGTTACCACCTCCGCGATTCCCGGGTCACGATGCGGCTGAATGAAGAGGTCGAGAGCGTCGAAGAGATGCCTGACGGGACCGTGGTCGCCAACCTGGAGTCCAAAAAGAAGGTGCAGGGCGATGCACTCCTGTTCGCGGTTGGTCGCCAGGGAAATGTCGACGAACTCAATCTTCCCGCCGTTGGGGTCGAGTCTGACTCGCGCGGACGCATTCCCGTCGACAAGGATTTTCGGACGAAGCAGCCGACCATCTTCGCCGTGGGCGATGTGATTGGGTTCCCGTCGCTTGCGTCGGTTTCGATGGAGCAGGGGCGTGTCGCGGCTGCGCGGGCGTTTGGAGACGAGACGATTCTCTCGAATCCAAGCTTTTACCCTTATGGGATTTACACCATTCCCGAAATAAGCTTCATAGGCAAAACGGAAGAGCAGTTGACCGAAGAAGATGTTCCTTACGAGGTTGGCGTGGCCTATTATCGCGAGATCGCCCGTGGGCAGATCCGTGGGGATACGACAGGCCGCCTCAAGATCATCTTTCACCGTATGACCCATGCCATTTTGGGAGTTCACATCATCGGGGAGGGAGCCAGCGAGCTTTTGCACATCGGTCAGGCCGTGATGGCCCTCGGTGGAAAGCTGGATTATTTCGTCGATACGGTGTTCAACTACCCAACTCTGGCTGAATGTTATAAAGTAGCCGCGTTCAACGGTCTCAACCGTGTGAGCAAGTTCGAGTAG
- a CDS encoding ROK family protein has protein sequence MAKSIGVTLSERVVAGLVVDHKLAGPMRVFPEAHDDEYALVEMPADAIMHTLCQQIIQVADGATDIVSVGVGVPGVIRNGVVEEAPNLAQLKGARFQEVLGGKLKENGLNASVNLLNDADGFAAGIAATHGRLDSIVRVWTLGVGIGFGRYPFLPGAWEGGHTTVTLDDKENYCGCGGRGHMEGIMGHRAMRLRFLDMEPEEVFEAAAKGDARCLDFKRLWHKALAAGTATSIHLDGPGKFFIAGFNVRFVDLSMLKDYIQRMVKMSPLQAYSLEIVQDDAETRIIGAAVAAEQAATR, from the coding sequence ATGGCGAAGAGTATTGGCGTGACATTATCGGAGCGGGTGGTTGCGGGTCTCGTCGTGGATCACAAGCTTGCGGGACCAATGCGTGTGTTTCCCGAGGCGCATGACGATGAGTACGCGCTCGTGGAAATGCCGGCCGACGCCATCATGCATACGCTTTGTCAGCAGATCATCCAGGTGGCCGACGGGGCGACGGATATCGTTTCGGTGGGAGTCGGAGTTCCCGGGGTGATTCGGAACGGCGTTGTGGAAGAGGCTCCGAATCTTGCACAGTTGAAGGGAGCGCGGTTCCAGGAAGTGCTCGGGGGAAAGCTGAAGGAAAATGGGCTGAATGCGTCGGTGAATCTGCTGAACGACGCCGATGGATTCGCCGCGGGAATTGCCGCGACGCATGGGCGACTGGATAGCATCGTTCGGGTTTGGACGCTGGGTGTTGGCATAGGCTTTGGGCGCTATCCTTTTCTTCCGGGTGCTTGGGAGGGTGGTCATACCACCGTCACCCTGGACGATAAGGAGAACTACTGCGGATGCGGCGGGCGAGGTCACATGGAAGGCATCATGGGGCATCGTGCCATGCGTCTGCGCTTTCTCGATATGGAGCCGGAAGAGGTCTTCGAAGCGGCTGCGAAGGGTGATGCGCGCTGCCTGGATTTCAAGAGGCTCTGGCACAAGGCGCTTGCGGCCGGAACGGCTACCTCCATTCACCTTGATGGCCCGGGGAAATTCTTTATCGCGGGGTTCAACGTTCGCTTTGTCGATCTGTCCATGCTGAAGGACTACATTCAGCGGATGGTCAAGATGAGTCCGCTTCAGGCTTATTCGCTTGAGATCGTTCAGGACGATGCGGAGACCCGGATCATTGGAGCTGCCGTTGCGGCGGAACAGGCTGCGACTCGCTGA
- a CDS encoding DNA-formamidopyrimidine glycosylase: MPELPEVETVANGVHERTHGQVIEAVWTSGKPQTFKSPPEEIAETLTGARIDKIHRVGKTIVCDLTQAEEEKAQFLIHLGMTGRLLVSEPDVPMPPHTHAVLTLSGGREIRFVDARRFGRLSVHHLAAHAEKYEGPGREPLTISVEDFIALFRGRKTPIKAALLNQSLLHGVGNIYADESLFRAGIRPRRQAGRLNRAELSKLREALTVVLKHAIQLGGSSVSDYVDADGVRGFFQLEHKVYSRTGKPCVVCGTPIKKITVGGRSTHFCPACQK; encoded by the coding sequence ATGCCTGAGCTCCCCGAAGTCGAAACCGTCGCAAACGGCGTCCACGAGCGCACCCACGGCCAGGTCATCGAGGCGGTCTGGACAAGCGGAAAGCCGCAAACCTTCAAGTCTCCGCCGGAAGAGATCGCCGAGACGCTCACCGGTGCGCGGATCGACAAGATTCACCGCGTCGGCAAGACCATCGTCTGCGATCTGACGCAAGCCGAGGAAGAGAAAGCCCAGTTCCTCATCCATCTCGGCATGACCGGAAGACTCCTGGTCTCCGAACCCGATGTCCCGATGCCCCCACACACCCACGCCGTCCTCACCCTGAGCGGCGGACGGGAGATCCGCTTCGTCGACGCCCGAAGATTCGGGCGCCTATCCGTTCATCACCTAGCCGCGCATGCTGAAAAGTACGAGGGCCCGGGCCGCGAGCCACTGACCATCTCGGTCGAGGACTTCATCGCACTCTTCCGAGGCAGAAAGACCCCCATCAAAGCAGCCCTGCTAAACCAGTCGCTCCTGCACGGAGTAGGAAACATCTACGCCGACGAGAGCCTCTTCCGCGCCGGCATCCGTCCCCGCCGCCAGGCAGGCCGCCTCAACCGAGCCGAACTGTCGAAACTACGCGAAGCCCTGACCGTAGTCCTCAAGCACGCGATCCAACTCGGCGGCTCCTCTGTCTCGGACTACGTCGATGCCGACGGAGTACGAGGCTTCTTCCAACTCGAGCACAAGGTCTATTCCAGAACGGGAAAACCCTGCGTGGTCTGCGGCACACCCATAAAGAAGATCACCGTCGGGGGTCGCAGCACCCACTTCTGCCCGGCCTGCCAGAAATAG
- a CDS encoding adenylosuccinate synthase, with amino-acid sequence MSQRKSAVILGAQWGDEGKGKIVDVLSEKFSVVARYAGGHNAGHTVIIKGRKFVLQLIPCGVLRPECRGVIGNGVVLDPMAFLSEVKKLKDAGLPIDGQLFVSNRAQVILPYHRMIELAAENAPGRTKIGTTSRGIGPAYEDKMHRSGLRVVDMLNSQLLRTHINNACYEKNTIAHALFGTEPLDPKAMYEEYARAAEQIAPFVTDTAVMLNEALRNGEKVMFEGAQGALLDIDHGTYPFVTSSSATAGGAVTGTGVGPTMIGTVIGVTKAYVTRVGEGPFPTEIHDDTADLLRARGQEYGAVTGRPRRCGWLDLPLLRYSNMINGTEWLVVTKMDVMDECREIPVCTGYRVDGKVTDTIPADMRGFDSIQPIYTTLKGWGESTEGITEFDKLPKLAQDYLHFVEKESGAKIGMVSTGPDRDQTMTLPAFEDALRA; translated from the coding sequence GTGAGTCAGCGTAAATCAGCGGTCATTCTGGGTGCCCAATGGGGCGATGAGGGTAAAGGCAAGATCGTCGATGTGCTCTCGGAGAAGTTCTCCGTGGTTGCCCGCTATGCCGGGGGCCACAACGCCGGGCATACCGTCATCATCAAGGGCCGCAAGTTTGTTCTGCAACTGATTCCGTGCGGTGTGCTGCGGCCCGAGTGCCGAGGCGTGATCGGCAACGGTGTTGTGCTCGACCCGATGGCATTCCTGAGCGAGGTGAAGAAGCTGAAGGATGCGGGGCTTCCGATCGATGGACAGCTTTTTGTTTCGAACCGGGCACAGGTAATCCTGCCGTATCACCGGATGATCGAGCTTGCGGCCGAGAATGCTCCGGGACGGACCAAGATCGGAACGACGAGCCGCGGCATTGGACCGGCGTACGAAGACAAGATGCACCGCAGTGGGCTGCGTGTGGTCGACATGCTGAACTCGCAGCTTTTGCGGACGCATATCAACAACGCCTGCTACGAGAAGAACACGATCGCTCATGCGCTCTTTGGCACCGAGCCACTGGATCCGAAGGCGATGTACGAGGAGTATGCGCGCGCCGCCGAACAGATCGCTCCGTTTGTGACGGATACGGCCGTGATGCTGAACGAGGCGCTCCGCAATGGCGAGAAGGTGATGTTCGAGGGAGCGCAGGGAGCGCTGCTCGATATCGACCACGGGACCTATCCTTTTGTGACGTCGTCGTCTGCCACGGCGGGCGGTGCGGTGACCGGGACTGGCGTTGGGCCGACCATGATCGGAACGGTTATCGGGGTGACAAAGGCTTACGTCACGCGTGTCGGCGAGGGGCCCTTCCCGACCGAGATCCATGACGATACGGCCGACCTGCTGCGGGCGCGCGGGCAGGAGTATGGCGCGGTGACGGGTAGGCCACGCCGTTGCGGCTGGCTCGATCTGCCGCTGCTTCGCTACTCCAACATGATCAACGGCACCGAGTGGCTGGTCGTGACGAAGATGGATGTGATGGACGAGTGCCGCGAGATCCCGGTCTGCACCGGATACCGGGTGGATGGCAAGGTAACCGATACGATTCCGGCGGATATGCGCGGCTTCGATTCGATCCAGCCGATCTACACGACGCTGAAGGGGTGGGGTGAATCGACCGAGGGAATCACGGAGTTCGACAAACTTCCGAAACTCGCGCAGGATTATCTTCACTTCGTCGAGAAGGAATCGGGCGCGAAGATCGGGATGGTCTCGACGGGTCCGGACCGCGACCAGACGATGACGCTTCCCGCCTTTGAGGATGCACTGCGCGCCTAG
- a CDS encoding putative quinol monooxygenase translates to MISFTVRMRFDSKDHERIAEILRDLTLASRQEPGCVSYVAHFVDGDPDTVVIYEQYADEKAREHHRNTPHFHHHAIGGLYQLMKDRQVETLVAVC, encoded by the coding sequence ATGATCAGTTTCACGGTGAGGATGCGTTTCGACTCGAAGGACCACGAACGGATTGCGGAGATACTTCGCGACCTGACCCTGGCCTCTCGACAGGAGCCGGGATGCGTCAGCTACGTGGCGCATTTCGTCGACGGCGATCCGGACACGGTCGTGATCTATGAGCAGTATGCGGATGAGAAAGCACGCGAGCACCACAGGAACACGCCTCACTTTCATCATCATGCAATCGGAGGCCTCTACCAGTTGATGAAGGACCGCCAGGTGGAGACTCTTGTCGCGGTCTGCTGA
- a CDS encoding nuclear transport factor 2 family protein, which produces MKKDAKRQIEDMETQWRDAQLTGNVSEMERLLSEDYFGISMTGQVNTKEQQLDRIRKRTLVLSKIELSDVKVKLIGTTAVVTSRAEVEGTSDGTPMRGSFRYTRVYQRTPAGLWKITNFEATRLARPNQPEGETSAQK; this is translated from the coding sequence TTGAAGAAGGACGCGAAGCGCCAGATCGAAGATATGGAGACGCAGTGGCGAGACGCCCAACTCACGGGCAATGTGTCCGAGATGGAGAGGCTGCTGTCGGAGGACTACTTCGGCATCTCGATGACGGGGCAGGTGAACACCAAGGAGCAGCAACTTGACCGTATTCGCAAGCGGACGCTAGTCCTCTCCAAAATTGAATTAAGCGATGTGAAGGTGAAGCTGATCGGCACGACCGCCGTGGTCACTTCGCGCGCCGAGGTGGAAGGGACGAGCGACGGAACCCCGATGCGCGGGAGCTTCCGCTACACCCGCGTTTACCAGCGGACACCCGCAGGATTGTGGAAGATCACGAACTTCGAGGCGACGCGCCTGGCGCGACCGAACCAGCCCGAAGGCGAGACTTCGGCGCAAAAGTAG
- a CDS encoding HIT family protein, protein MDRLWTPWRYAYISGADAGRAKGVPEALSAWPGADPTNPLSSASNCVFCNMIASVDFAIDHGMSSEDAERAALIVARSRHSFLCLNRFPYSTGHALIVPYDHTDSLAGLRPEVAQEIMSTAQQVDTALRAVYHPDGLNFGLNLGEAAGAGVASHLHMHALPRWAGDTNFMTVTGETRIIPELLETTWKRLRDVFPARNNAL, encoded by the coding sequence ATGGATCGCCTCTGGACCCCATGGCGCTACGCCTACATCTCCGGCGCCGACGCCGGCCGCGCCAAAGGCGTCCCCGAGGCGCTCTCCGCCTGGCCTGGAGCCGACCCAACCAACCCGCTTTCCTCTGCGAGCAACTGTGTCTTCTGCAACATGATCGCTTCCGTCGACTTCGCAATCGATCATGGAATGTCGTCTGAAGATGCCGAGCGCGCCGCTCTCATCGTCGCTCGAAGCCGGCACAGCTTCCTCTGTCTCAATCGTTTCCCTTATTCGACCGGCCATGCGCTCATCGTCCCCTACGACCACACCGACTCGCTCGCCGGGCTCCGCCCTGAAGTAGCCCAGGAGATCATGTCCACCGCGCAGCAGGTCGACACAGCCCTCCGTGCGGTCTACCACCCCGACGGCCTGAACTTCGGTCTAAACCTAGGGGAAGCCGCCGGGGCCGGAGTCGCCAGCCACCTCCACATGCATGCCCTGCCCCGCTGGGCCGGAGACACCAACTTCATGACCGTCACTGGCGAGACGCGCATCATCCCTGAGCTTCTCGAAACGACCTGGAAGCGGCTCAGAGACGTCTTTCCGGCGCGAAACAACGCTCTTTAG